TTTTATGCCATCCAGTAAGATTGTCATAAACTTGCCATATAATATATCTTTTCAGCTTCATTGGGAGGTGTCCTCTTCCTTAATCGGATAGGCATAGGTCACAAATCGGTCAGGTGCACTGCCGACAAAGTCAAATGGATAGCAGGTTGTGACGACCAGCGCTTCTTCACCCATTTTCCGGATCACGGAGGTATCGTTTTCAGGAACGATTTCCGTTTCTCTGATTTCATATGTATAGGTGCCATACGGGGTTTTAACTGTGTACCTGTCACCTATTTCTATTTGATCGAATTGACGGAAGACGGTATCCCGATGGCCGGACAGCACAATTTGTTCATTTTGACCGGGGTAAACGGAATTGGATAAATGTCCTACACCTTGTTTGAGTGCTTCAGCATCTGTTCCTTCCACAATGGGCAGCGTTTTGCCCAGTTTGGGTATTTCCAGTGTGGC
This sequence is a window from Lentibacillus sp. JNUCC-1. Protein-coding genes within it:
- a CDS encoding class D sortase, whose product is MKLFSQLLIVAGLILIAVFGYQYMEHEKAQKQSLEQAEKTIEQYAKKAEQPIGDSLFDPYDFEAEDGTAFATLEIPKLGKTLPIVEGTDAEALKQGVGHLSNSVYPGQNEQIVLSGHRDTVFRQFDQIEIGDRYTVKTPYGTYTYEIRETEIVPENDTSVIRKMGEEALVVTTCYPFDFVGSAPDRFVTYAYPIKEEDTSQ